One window from the genome of Crassostrea angulata isolate pt1a10 chromosome 2, ASM2561291v2, whole genome shotgun sequence encodes:
- the LOC128173913 gene encoding uncharacterized protein LOC128173913, which yields MHQTAKKEFSSHKLSQRKTGGGPCAKPLSVVSEKIVDLYKDSPTFNGLSGFETQSTDESNIEVIDSPTTVSILTELLIPSVQESGDQVTEEICEQAQNDESLTTTEATEKPTSSTVTTATTCMESSMSRNVGNSGRRKRI from the exons ATGCACCAGACTGCAAAAAAAGAATTCAGTAGCCACAAACTGTCCCAGAGAAAGACGGGTGGTGGCCCTTGCGCCAAACCACTATCGGTAGTGAGTGAGAAGATCGTTGATCTCTACAAAGACTCGCCTACATTTAATGGGTTGTCTGGGTTTGAAACGCAGTCCACTG ACGAAAGCAACATAGAGGTGATTGACTCCCCCACTACTGTGTCAATTTTGACGGAATTGCTGATTCCAAGTGTTCAAGAAAGTGGAGACCAGGTCACCGAAGAAATTTGTGAGCAGGCGCAAAACGACGAGAGTCTTACCACTACCGAAGCAACAGAAAAACCtacttcaagtacagtcacaaCTGCGACGACTTGTATGGAGTCAAGcat GTCAAGAAATGTAGGAAATAGTGGTCGGCGTAAGAGGATTTGA